The Crocosphaera subtropica ATCC 51142 genome includes a window with the following:
- a CDS encoding lysylphosphatidylglycerol synthase transmembrane domain-containing protein: MKRFISLAISTAILVILYSKINFQQLLKVFRDCNLAWLSISLTMVIPITLITAWRLQQLMPKNSNLGLLEANRLILGSSVLNMILPSKMGEIAKAYFLRDRGHLSGSLSISLVIFERIFDLLSLLFYCVLGLIIYPNKDEFFLVMTIGILISLSVGLLLICSQNFALFFLKSLSKISPNSIKLKIQTLESSWQEMHQYFWSHPNQLITITSTSIFLWFLHLLQIWFFILALNAWVPFVTNLALSSLAILAGLLPLTFAGVGTRDAALVYLYQPYFSASIGAALGILCTSRYFLPALVGLPFLNQMMSAVRQFKRS, encoded by the coding sequence ATGAAACGATTTATTTCCCTTGCTATTAGTACCGCTATTCTTGTTATTCTCTATTCTAAAATTAATTTTCAGCAATTACTAAAAGTTTTTCGTGATTGTAATTTAGCTTGGTTAAGTATTAGTTTAACGATGGTTATTCCCATTACATTAATCACAGCTTGGCGATTACAACAATTAATGCCGAAAAACAGTAATTTAGGATTATTAGAAGCGAATCGTTTGATTTTAGGTTCCAGTGTTTTAAATATGATTTTACCCTCTAAGATGGGGGAAATTGCTAAAGCGTATTTCTTACGAGATAGGGGACATTTAAGTGGTTCTTTATCTATTTCTTTAGTCATTTTTGAGAGAATATTTGATTTACTCTCTTTACTATTTTATTGTGTGCTTGGTTTAATTATTTATCCAAATAAAGATGAGTTTTTTCTCGTCATGACTATTGGTATCTTGATCAGTTTAAGCGTAGGATTATTATTAATTTGCTCCCAGAATTTTGCTTTATTTTTCTTAAAATCATTATCAAAAATATCTCCAAACTCAATCAAGCTTAAAATCCAAACTCTTGAATCTTCTTGGCAAGAAATGCACCAATATTTTTGGAGCCATCCTAACCAGTTAATAACAATCACATCAACTTCAATATTTTTATGGTTTTTACATTTATTACAAATTTGGTTCTTTATTTTAGCCCTTAATGCTTGGGTTCCTTTTGTCACTAATCTTGCTCTTTCTTCTTTAGCAATTTTAGCAGGATTACTACCGTTAACCTTTGCTGGAGTAGGAACAAGAGATGCTGCTTTAGTGTATCTTTATCAACCTTATTTTTCTGCTAGTATTGGGGCTGCATTAGGAATTCTTTGTACGTCTCGTTATTTTCTTCCTGCGCTGGTTGGACTTCCTTTTCTCAATCAAATGATGAGTGCTGTTCGTCAGTTTAAGAGGTCTTAA
- the lhgO gene encoding L-2-hydroxyglutarate oxidase, with protein sequence MYDFAVVGGGIVGLSTAMMLGQKFPKASLVVIEKESQPAYHQTGHNSGVIHSGIYYKPGSFKAKFTLAGSQSMVEFCQKHDLPHEVCGKVIVATKQKELPLLDNLYKRGLENGLKVKKISPEAVKEKEPYVSCLAGIYVPTSGIADYKKVCQKYAEIIQQQGGEIKFNTKLIKIKSSDNYKILETSQGEIKAKFIINCGGLYSDRIAQLDGVHPQAKIVPFRGEYYQLTPEKRYLVKSLIYPVPNPEFPFLGVHFTKMIDGSIHAGPNAVLSLKREGYKKTDFDLKEFAEVIAYPGFWRLVAKHADEGIKEIIRSFSKAAFVNSLQQLIPEVTEDDIIPCEAGVRAQALKMDGKLVEDFLIIQDQHALHVCNAPSPAATASLEIGKYIVAQIPY encoded by the coding sequence ATGTATGATTTTGCTGTTGTCGGTGGCGGTATTGTCGGACTTTCTACGGCGATGATGTTGGGGCAGAAGTTTCCTAAAGCATCGTTAGTGGTCATTGAAAAAGAGAGTCAACCCGCTTATCATCAAACTGGCCATAATAGTGGGGTAATTCATTCTGGAATTTACTATAAACCAGGAAGTTTTAAGGCAAAATTTACCCTTGCCGGAAGTCAGTCTATGGTAGAGTTTTGCCAAAAACATGATCTACCCCATGAGGTTTGTGGTAAGGTAATTGTGGCCACAAAACAGAAAGAACTACCTTTATTAGATAATCTCTATAAACGGGGTTTAGAAAATGGGTTGAAGGTCAAAAAAATATCCCCAGAAGCAGTAAAAGAAAAAGAACCCTATGTGAGTTGTTTAGCTGGAATTTATGTTCCAACCTCTGGTATTGCTGACTATAAAAAAGTCTGTCAGAAGTATGCCGAAATTATTCAACAACAAGGGGGAGAAATCAAGTTTAATACTAAACTGATCAAGATAAAAAGTAGTGATAATTATAAAATTTTAGAAACCAGTCAAGGGGAGATTAAAGCGAAATTTATTATTAATTGCGGGGGTTTATATAGCGATCGCATTGCTCAACTGGATGGGGTTCATCCCCAAGCAAAAATTGTCCCTTTTCGGGGTGAATATTATCAATTAACCCCTGAAAAACGATATTTAGTCAAAAGTCTCATTTATCCTGTTCCTAACCCAGAATTTCCCTTTTTGGGGGTGCATTTCACTAAAATGATTGATGGTAGTATTCACGCCGGTCCCAATGCGGTGTTGAGTTTAAAACGAGAAGGGTATAAGAAAACCGATTTTGATCTCAAAGAGTTTGCTGAGGTGATAGCCTATCCTGGGTTTTGGAGATTAGTAGCTAAACACGCAGATGAGGGGATCAAAGAAATAATTCGCTCTTTTAGTAAAGCTGCTTTTGTTAACAGTTTACAGCAATTAATTCCTGAAGTGACGGAGGATGATATCATTCCTTGTGAGGCGGGGGTTAGGGCGCAAGCTTTAAAAATGGATGGTAAGTTAGTGGAAGATTTTTTAATTATCCAAGATCAACACGCACTGCACGTTTGTAATGCCCCGTCTCCGGCCGCCACTGCATCGTTAGAAATTGGCAAATATATTGTGGCACAAATTCCGTACTAG
- a CDS encoding SRPBCC family protein has product MLTFKKITLIDAPIEKVWEFHERPDILDILTPPWQPVKIVKREGGLDIGAITEFQLMLGFIPIRWLARHTECNKPYLFVDIQEIGPLRSWEHRHQFTPKNGKTELTDEIKYEIPGGRIVEILIGWWVDFRLQDMFTYRHEITKKMLNSEQGTDNSGQ; this is encoded by the coding sequence ATGTTAACCTTTAAAAAAATAACCTTAATTGATGCACCCATAGAAAAAGTTTGGGAATTTCACGAACGCCCTGATATTTTAGATATTTTAACCCCTCCTTGGCAACCGGTGAAAATTGTCAAACGAGAAGGAGGGTTAGACATCGGCGCAATTACAGAATTTCAACTGATGTTAGGATTTATTCCTATTCGTTGGTTAGCCCGTCATACTGAATGTAATAAGCCCTATTTATTCGTCGACATTCAAGAAATAGGTCCTTTGAGATCCTGGGAACACCGTCATCAATTTACCCCAAAAAATGGTAAAACCGAACTCACCGACGAAATTAAATACGAAATTCCTGGGGGTAGAATTGTCGAAATTCTAATTGGGTGGTGGGTTGATTTTCGTTTACAAGATATGTTTACTTATCGTCACGAAATTACGAAAAAAATGTTAAACAGCGAACAGGGAACAGACAACAGTGGTCAATAA
- a CDS encoding ArnT family glycosyltransferase — MIPLLVLLEIIILCLGATVFLYRPKMMVSEAICSGIIVALLTLSCLYQTVFLIGVPQLAFIFEAMLVIASVFLIRRRNNYLKQFWRRLVNFWQEHKITCSVVGIAIIYLGLQAIILPPTGPDIKDYHLSRVLLFQQEKSLYLENIVTLRQAIFPVGWNILNHAFLRFHTDYGLGIFPFLIYLSVGCGVYSLCRKLTSQNIAFVSTLVIITMPQVVFQSNSLSNDFPLAGVGIFCFLILYRLYQNINLIDFILLVVGSAFGLSIKLTFVLFLAPFLVFSGYLLFKKHSFGNWFKFLLNHWFWWIALIVPVLIFSQIWLYSYNYNYWGGFSGPPDYVNYFKQADGVKGGVANLFRFLFQSIDLMQPTDIVSQRFLNIQPSNELEKIYRKVIYPLVGDAGMLNNYLNPLKDSPYKFGIEWKFQEIIGWYGWFGFLLSIPSILYTSIKGNRFVKIVSYILICFFLIVSYKLAWSPLRGRYFSIFFVSSGICIAYTLDSLSLWLQDKTKILLKVITITCIITLYSSILMNEDRGILILNRELTRNLSLENVARNMTQNNVWKTTNFGQIRAYQTINQQSKDLIKPQAKIALLASYYDDNYDYILAFPNSEIVPIHASSYSNLDYKYPGLQSELTNYQFSNPLQSNPESFDYLLCLDVKCEKNSEELSFLSPKLIWHFQPSKQGLELPNLPEAQLFELN; from the coding sequence ATGATTCCCTTATTGGTTCTTTTAGAAATTATTATTCTCTGTCTTGGTGCAACTGTTTTTCTTTATCGTCCTAAGATGATGGTATCAGAAGCCATTTGTTCAGGAATTATTGTTGCTTTATTAACTCTCTCTTGTTTATATCAAACTGTCTTTTTAATTGGGGTTCCTCAACTGGCTTTCATTTTTGAGGCAATGTTAGTCATTGCTAGTGTTTTTCTTATCAGAAGGCGAAATAATTATCTAAAACAATTTTGGAGAAGATTAGTTAATTTTTGGCAAGAACATAAAATAACTTGCTCTGTTGTGGGGATAGCTATCATTTACTTAGGTTTACAAGCTATCATTTTACCTCCTACTGGTCCAGACATTAAGGATTATCATCTTTCGAGAGTCTTACTATTTCAGCAAGAAAAATCATTATACTTAGAAAATATTGTTACTTTAAGACAAGCTATTTTTCCAGTTGGTTGGAATATTTTAAACCATGCTTTTTTGCGGTTTCATACAGATTATGGACTGGGCATTTTTCCTTTTTTGATTTATTTATCTGTTGGTTGTGGTGTTTATAGCTTGTGTCGAAAGCTGACATCACAAAATATTGCTTTTGTCTCTACTTTAGTCATTATTACCATGCCTCAAGTTGTTTTTCAATCCAATTCTTTAAGTAATGATTTTCCTTTGGCTGGAGTGGGTATTTTTTGCTTTTTAATTCTCTATCGATTATACCAAAACATTAATTTAATTGATTTTATTCTCTTAGTTGTAGGATCTGCTTTTGGGTTATCAATCAAACTAACTTTTGTTTTATTTTTAGCTCCTTTTCTTGTGTTTAGTGGTTATTTATTGTTTAAAAAACATTCTTTTGGCAATTGGTTTAAGTTTCTTTTAAACCATTGGTTTTGGTGGATAGCTTTGATTGTACCTGTGTTGATTTTTAGCCAAATTTGGTTATATAGTTACAATTATAATTATTGGGGGGGATTCTCAGGTCCCCCTGATTATGTTAATTATTTCAAACAAGCTGATGGCGTAAAAGGAGGAGTTGCTAATTTATTTCGTTTTTTATTTCAATCCATTGATTTAATGCAACCAACAGACATAGTGAGTCAGCGTTTTCTCAATATTCAGCCATCTAATGAGTTAGAAAAAATTTATAGAAAAGTCATTTACCCCTTAGTAGGAGATGCAGGAATGTTAAATAATTATCTTAATCCTCTAAAAGATTCTCCTTATAAATTTGGAATTGAGTGGAAATTTCAAGAAATTATTGGCTGGTATGGATGGTTTGGATTTTTATTATCCATTCCCTCTATTCTCTATACATCTATTAAGGGCAATCGTTTTGTTAAAATAGTTAGTTATATTTTAATTTGTTTTTTCTTAATCGTTAGTTATAAACTTGCTTGGTCTCCCTTAAGAGGTCGTTATTTTTCGATCTTTTTTGTTAGTTCAGGTATCTGCATTGCTTATACCCTTGATTCTCTCAGTTTATGGCTTCAAGATAAAACAAAAATTCTGTTGAAAGTTATTACAATTACTTGCATAATTACGCTTTATTCGTCTATCCTAATGAATGAAGATAGAGGGATTTTGATTTTAAATAGGGAACTGACTCGAAATTTATCCCTGGAGAACGTGGCTAGAAACATGACCCAAAATAATGTTTGGAAAACCACAAATTTTGGTCAAATAAGAGCTTATCAAACCATTAACCAACAAAGCAAAGATTTGATCAAACCTCAAGCAAAAATTGCTTTATTAGCTAGTTACTATGATGATAATTATGACTATATTCTGGCATTTCCTAATTCTGAAATCGTACCTATTCATGCCTCATCTTATTCAAACTTAGACTATAAGTATCCTGGTTTACAATCAGAATTAACCAATTATCAATTTTCTAATCCTTTGCAATCCAATCCAGAAAGTTTTGATTATTTGTTGTGTTTAGATGTAAAATGCGAAAAAAATAGTGAAGAGCTTTCTTTCCTTTCCCCTAAGTTGATTTGGCATTTTCAACCCTCAAAACAAGGACTAGAATTACCCAATTTACCTGAAGCGCAATTATTTGAACTAAACTAA
- a CDS encoding 2Fe-2S iron-sulfur cluster-binding protein: MIIQVRFLPDDITIEAQPGEPMLEVAKRAGISIPTGCLMGSCHACEVELEDGTPICACISAIPPGSQSITISLYTDLGW, translated from the coding sequence ATGATAATCCAAGTTCGATTTTTACCCGATGATATTACCATTGAAGCTCAACCAGGAGAACCCATGTTAGAAGTGGCAAAACGAGCAGGAATAAGCATTCCTACGGGTTGTTTGATGGGGTCTTGTCATGCTTGTGAGGTAGAATTAGAAGATGGAACTCCTATTTGTGCTTGTATTAGTGCCATTCCCCCCGGAAGTCAATCCATAACTATTAGTTTATATACGGATTTAGGATGGTAG
- a CDS encoding helix-hairpin-helix domain-containing protein — MVFSSFSQQLNPRKKKIRQQIENDPYYRFQSLEEIAIAAELGIKIDVTQATIDDLLRLPGISIHQARNLVELIQTGVEILSIEDMSAALNIHLSRLQPLKPILTFSYYDPESLVNPKKININTANLETLQQIPTISKELIQKIISDRQEKGNYKNLVDLQKRLQLNATIISDLMHYIIF; from the coding sequence ATGGTCTTTTCCTCCTTTTCTCAACAATTAAATCCCCGTAAAAAAAAGATTCGTCAACAAATAGAAAACGATCCTTATTATCGATTTCAGTCCCTAGAAGAAATTGCGATCGCAGCAGAATTAGGAATCAAAATTGATGTTACCCAAGCCACCATTGACGACTTATTAAGATTACCTGGAATTTCTATTCATCAAGCCAGAAACTTAGTGGAATTAATACAAACAGGGGTAGAAATATTATCCATAGAAGATATGTCCGCAGCCTTAAATATTCACCTATCTCGTCTCCAACCCCTAAAACCAATTTTAACCTTTTCTTATTATGATCCCGAAAGTTTAGTCAACCCGAAAAAAATAAATATTAATACAGCAAATTTAGAAACATTGCAACAAATACCGACAATTTCTAAAGAATTGATTCAAAAAATAATAAGCGATCGCCAGGAAAAAGGAAATTATAAAAATTTAGTAGATTTACAAAAAAGACTGCAATTAAATGCTACAATAATATCAGACTTAATGCACTATATTATCTTTTAA
- a CDS encoding peroxiredoxin codes for MALAVGTVAPDFTTVDDEGNTVSLSDYKGKVVVLYFYPKDDTPGCTKEAQSFRDNYQQYQDKDMVVFGVSMDDQASHKAFKEKYGLPFQLLVDKDGKLTKAYDVEGGGYSKRVTYIINGEGKISYVDEKVKTDTHAQDILGVAG; via the coding sequence ATGGCTTTAGCTGTTGGAACCGTTGCACCGGACTTTACTACCGTTGATGATGAGGGTAATACCGTCTCTTTATCGGATTATAAGGGTAAAGTCGTCGTTTTATATTTCTATCCTAAAGATGATACCCCTGGTTGCACCAAAGAAGCCCAAAGCTTCCGTGATAATTATCAACAATACCAGGATAAAGATATGGTTGTGTTTGGGGTTAGTATGGATGACCAAGCTTCCCATAAAGCGTTTAAAGAAAAGTATGGTCTTCCTTTTCAATTGTTAGTGGATAAAGATGGTAAGTTAACCAAAGCTTATGATGTTGAGGGTGGTGGTTATTCTAAGCGTGTCACCTACATTATCAATGGAGAGGGCAAAATTAGCTATGTTGACGAAAAAGTGAAAACAGATACCCACGCTCAAGACATTTTAGGCGTTGCTGGTTAA
- the cobQ gene encoding cobyric acid synthase CobQ yields the protein MKAMMVVGTTSHAGKSFITTAICRILARRGWHITPFKGQNMALNAYVTTTGGEIGYAQAVQAWAAGINPRVEMNPILLKPQGNMTSQVILGGKAAGITTATNYYEQYFDKGWNMIVHSLERLAVEYDFVVCEGAGSPAEINLKHRDLTNMRVAKYLNAPTLLVVDIDRGGAFAHVVGTLQLLDESERALIKGIVINKFRGQRSLLDSGIEWLENYTGIPVLGVIPWREISFSAEDSLDLLERRRKEQKEINVTILRLPHIANFTDFEPLDAEKTVSISYLDLNEPLGYPDAVIIPGSKTTINDLIALHESGIAKQLQDYVAAGGIVLGICGGFQMLGEMVFDPDQLEGNNVSYAGLNLLPIETVITPEKIVRQRHTCSVYPYPGFPITGYEIHQGVTRSSKSPHQRIKTTNHPLFEDGSLGIVNDNQSVWGCYLHGIFDNGAWRRNWLNYLRNRRGLPSLPTGIANYREQRETVLNQLADLVEQYIDLTPLLNN from the coding sequence ATGAAAGCCATGATGGTAGTGGGAACCACTTCCCACGCCGGAAAATCCTTTATCACCACCGCAATTTGTCGTATTTTAGCCCGTCGGGGTTGGCATATAACCCCCTTCAAAGGACAAAATATGGCGTTGAATGCCTATGTTACCACCACCGGGGGAGAAATTGGTTATGCTCAAGCGGTGCAAGCTTGGGCTGCAGGGATTAATCCCAGAGTAGAAATGAATCCTATTCTCTTGAAACCTCAGGGTAATATGACTTCACAGGTTATTCTAGGGGGCAAAGCAGCAGGAATTACGACGGCAACAAACTATTACGAACAGTATTTTGATAAGGGTTGGAATATGATTGTTCACTCCCTAGAACGTTTGGCCGTCGAATACGATTTTGTGGTCTGTGAAGGTGCCGGAAGTCCAGCAGAAATCAATCTCAAACATCGAGATTTAACCAATATGAGAGTGGCGAAATATCTCAATGCACCAACTCTATTAGTTGTTGATATTGATCGTGGTGGGGCCTTTGCTCATGTGGTAGGAACCCTACAATTATTAGATGAATCCGAACGGGCTTTAATAAAAGGCATTGTGATTAATAAGTTTCGAGGACAGCGATCGCTGTTAGATTCGGGCATTGAATGGTTAGAAAATTACACAGGAATTCCCGTGTTAGGAGTGATTCCTTGGCGAGAAATTTCTTTTTCTGCAGAAGATTCTTTAGATTTATTAGAACGACGTAGAAAAGAACAAAAAGAGATTAATGTAACGATTTTACGATTGCCTCATATTGCTAATTTTACCGATTTTGAACCGTTGGATGCAGAAAAAACCGTATCGATTAGCTATTTAGACTTAAATGAGCCATTGGGTTATCCTGATGCAGTAATTATTCCCGGATCGAAAACCACGATTAATGATTTAATCGCCCTACATGAAAGTGGGATAGCCAAACAATTACAAGATTATGTGGCAGCCGGAGGGATTGTTTTAGGCATTTGTGGTGGATTTCAAATGTTAGGAGAAATGGTGTTTGATCCCGATCAATTAGAAGGTAATAATGTTTCTTATGCAGGACTAAACCTGTTACCGATTGAAACAGTGATCACCCCTGAAAAAATTGTCCGTCAACGTCACACCTGTTCAGTTTATCCTTATCCTGGATTTCCTATTACGGGGTACGAAATTCATCAAGGGGTTACCCGTTCATCGAAAAGTCCCCATCAACGGATAAAAACAACCAATCATCCATTATTTGAAGATGGTAGTTTAGGCATTGTTAATGATAATCAGTCAGTTTGGGGCTGTTATTTACATGGAATTTTTGATAATGGGGCATGGCGAAGAAATTGGTTAAATTACCTCAGAAATCGTCGAGGTTTACCTTCTTTACCCACTGGAATTGCTAATTATCGAGAGCAACGGGAGACAGTTTTAAACCAGTTAGCTGATCTGGTAGAACAATATATAGACTTAACACCCTTGCTAAATAACTAA
- a CDS encoding NINE protein, which produces MQRLEQLLSHPKSRKVGIILALLSTIVPWPIAGVHKFYLGQPVWGVIYLLLWNTPIPSIACAIDAVWYFVQGEAQFNAQFNGLESDPHTIYTQQIEPLQVNVISEGLRELDKLREEGLVSEYEFEQKRRKLLERIN; this is translated from the coding sequence ATGCAACGATTGGAACAGCTATTAAGTCACCCAAAAAGTCGTAAAGTGGGTATTATCCTAGCTTTGTTGTCTACCATTGTACCTTGGCCGATTGCTGGTGTACATAAATTTTACTTAGGCCAACCTGTGTGGGGTGTCATTTATTTATTATTATGGAATACTCCTATCCCTAGCATTGCTTGTGCGATCGATGCCGTCTGGTATTTTGTGCAAGGAGAAGCTCAATTTAATGCTCAATTTAATGGTTTAGAAAGTGACCCTCATACAATATATACTCAACAAATAGAACCCCTGCAAGTCAATGTGATTTCTGAAGGATTACGGGAACTCGATAAACTACGAGAAGAAGGGTTAGTGTCTGAATACGAATTTGAACAAAAACGCCGTAAACTTTTAGAGAGAATTAATTAA
- a CDS encoding DUF1825 family protein, with amino-acid sequence MGFFDSDVVQEEAKKLFEDYQSLIKLGGEYGKFDREGKKIFIDQMEALMERYKIFMKRFELSEDFMAQMTVQQLKTQLGQFGMTPQQMFDQMNMTLERMKSEIEN; translated from the coding sequence ATGGGATTTTTTGATTCAGATGTTGTTCAAGAAGAAGCTAAAAAGTTATTTGAAGATTATCAATCTTTGATCAAATTAGGGGGGGAATACGGTAAATTTGACCGTGAGGGTAAGAAAATTTTCATTGACCAAATGGAAGCACTCATGGAACGTTATAAAATTTTCATGAAACGCTTTGAATTATCGGAAGATTTTATGGCTCAAATGACAGTTCAACAGTTGAAAACACAGTTAGGCCAATTTGGAATGACTCCCCAACAAATGTTTGATCAAATGAACATGACATTAGAACGTATGAAGTCTGAAATTGAAAATTGA
- a CDS encoding Coenzyme F420 hydrogenase/dehydrogenase, beta subunit C-terminal domain translates to MSYWQKFQQTVIHPRNCTHCGACVGLNPDLLSFKETASGPLPFPKKILTPQEDEQLKLAWAVCSGRGTPYPELFEYLDYSTKNWLLGEYKGVYTGFASDPAIRRRGASGGVISRVLIHLLETGEIDGAVVLRQGLDDPEKATPIIATTAEEILEAAQSVYAVTPMLTILPEIEEFEGNLAFVGLPEQISVLRMLQASGNEAAKKVVFVAGPYTGTNMYLGALRAFLRSQRVSDKVAIKKVQWRAGEWPGYLQIDTADDRSFKAQKFYYNYLIPFYISRNCQIIPDFSNECTDLSVGDAWSPQFESQGGGHSVIVARSDKAVKVLTEMEINQKVTLEPIEVEKALAMHGHMLDFKKRGTFIRLDVQKKLGQPIPEFGYRPVSIALSRRLVEIVITGSFMIGRLSIARWIVSKIPIGIVGPAFNWLRQTWKGLSKPTKRKGLAEVEFVRIEQGDRWSEITQFAQPEAMTSQE, encoded by the coding sequence ATGAGCTATTGGCAAAAATTTCAACAAACAGTTATTCACCCCAGAAATTGCACTCACTGCGGTGCTTGTGTCGGTCTAAATCCTGACTTATTATCTTTTAAAGAAACGGCTTCAGGCCCCTTACCCTTCCCCAAAAAAATCCTAACCCCCCAAGAAGACGAACAGTTAAAATTAGCTTGGGCAGTGTGTTCGGGAAGAGGAACCCCTTACCCCGAATTATTTGAATATTTAGATTATTCTACCAAAAATTGGCTATTAGGAGAATATAAAGGGGTTTATACTGGATTTGCTAGTGATCCCGCCATTCGTCGCCGAGGAGCATCTGGAGGGGTGATTAGTCGGGTGCTGATTCATTTACTCGAAACGGGGGAAATAGACGGGGCGGTGGTGTTACGTCAAGGATTAGATGACCCTGAAAAAGCCACCCCTATTATTGCAACCACAGCAGAGGAAATCCTCGAAGCAGCGCAGAGTGTTTATGCTGTTACTCCTATGTTAACGATTTTGCCAGAAATCGAGGAATTTGAGGGAAATTTGGCTTTTGTGGGACTGCCAGAACAGATTAGTGTCTTGAGGATGTTACAAGCATCGGGCAACGAGGCAGCCAAAAAAGTGGTCTTTGTGGCTGGTCCGTACACAGGAACCAATATGTATTTAGGGGCATTACGGGCATTTTTGCGCTCTCAAAGGGTATCGGACAAGGTAGCTATCAAGAAGGTGCAATGGCGGGCAGGAGAATGGCCAGGGTACTTACAAATCGATACAGCAGACGATCGCTCGTTTAAGGCACAGAAATTTTACTATAATTACTTAATTCCTTTCTATATTTCCCGTAACTGTCAAATTATTCCTGATTTTAGCAATGAATGTACGGATTTATCAGTGGGAGATGCTTGGTCGCCTCAATTTGAGTCCCAAGGGGGCGGCCATTCCGTAATTGTTGCCCGTAGTGACAAGGCGGTTAAAGTCTTAACAGAGATGGAAATCAACCAGAAAGTGACTTTAGAGCCGATAGAAGTGGAAAAAGCCCTAGCAATGCACGGCCATATGTTGGATTTTAAGAAAAGAGGAACCTTTATTCGCTTAGACGTTCAGAAAAAATTAGGGCAACCCATACCTGAGTTTGGTTATCGTCCGGTTTCGATCGCTTTAAGCCGTCGTTTAGTAGAAATTGTCATTACAGGGTCGTTTATGATAGGAAGGCTGTCTATTGCTCGCTGGATCGTCTCAAAAATTCCCATTGGTATCGTTGGACCCGCTTTTAACTGGTTGCGTCAAACCTGGAAAGGGTTATCCAAACCCACCAAACGCAAAGGGTTGGCCGAAGTGGAATTTGTACGGATCGAACAAGGCGATCGCTGGTCTGAAATTACCCAGTTTGCTCAACCTGAAGCCATGACATCCCAGGAGTAA
- a CDS encoding glycosyltransferase family 2 protein: MSKLIIQIPCYNEESSLPITLSELPRQVPGVDEVEWLIINDGSQDRTVEIAKEWQVDHIVNFEYNQGLAKAFMAGLEASLKAGADIIVNTDADNQYCAEDIPKLIEPILNKRAEIVVGARPIANIRHFSPLKKLLQKLGSWVVRVASNTNVPDAPSGFRAMSRNAAMKLNVFNEYTYTLETIIQAGRKDIVITSVPIRTNGYLRASRLIKSIPLYIQRSIVTIVRIFMAYKPLQFFAYIGAVPFSLGSILLIRWLILFIVENSMRTRLPSLILGAILIIVGVQFWILGLVADLLAVNRKLLEDIQLRLRRNEYEKFSQNPLNDVSKIQ; this comes from the coding sequence ATGAGCAAATTAATTATTCAGATTCCCTGTTACAATGAGGAATCATCTTTGCCTATCACCCTTTCTGAATTGCCTCGTCAAGTTCCAGGGGTGGATGAAGTTGAATGGCTAATTATTAACGATGGTAGTCAAGATAGAACGGTTGAGATAGCCAAAGAATGGCAGGTAGACCATATTGTTAATTTTGAATATAATCAAGGCTTAGCCAAGGCTTTTATGGCAGGCTTAGAGGCTAGTCTAAAAGCAGGTGCTGATATTATTGTTAACACCGATGCAGATAATCAATATTGCGCTGAGGATATTCCTAAGCTTATTGAACCAATTTTAAACAAACGGGCTGAGATCGTGGTCGGAGCTAGACCTATCGCCAATATTCGCCACTTTTCGCCCCTAAAGAAGCTCTTACAAAAATTAGGAAGTTGGGTGGTACGAGTTGCAAGTAATACTAATGTACCTGATGCCCCCAGTGGTTTTCGGGCAATGAGTCGCAATGCGGCCATGAAATTAAACGTTTTTAATGAATATACTTATACCTTAGAAACTATTATTCAAGCAGGGCGCAAAGATATTGTAATTACTTCGGTTCCTATCCGAACCAATGGTTACTTAAGAGCGTCTCGTTTAATAAAAAGTATTCCCCTGTATATTCAGCGTTCAATTGTTACGATTGTTCGCATTTTTATGGCTTATAAGCCTTTACAATTTTTTGCTTATATAGGAGCGGTTCCTTTTTCTTTGGGCAGTATTTTATTAATTCGGTGGTTAATATTATTTATAGTTGAAAATAGCATGAGAACTCGTCTACCTAGTTTAATTTTGGGGGCAATTTTAATTATTGTGGGGGTACAATTTTGGATCTTGGGATTAGTGGCTGATTTATTAGCAGTTAACCGAAAACTGTTAGAAGATATTCAGTTAAGATTACGACGCAACGAATACGAAAAATTTTCCCAAAACCCCTTAAACGATGTTTCTAAAATTCAATAA